The genomic window CCTAGCTTCAGCTGGAAATGAAAAAATTAAAGTTATTAAAGTAGTTAGAGAATTAACAGGCTTAGGATTAAAAGAAGCTAAAGAATTAGTAGACAATGCTCCAAAGGCACTTAAAGAAGGAGTTTCAAAACAAGAAGCTGATGATGTTAAGGCTAAATTAGAAGAAGCAGGAGCACAAGTAGAAGTAAAATAATTATTATTGAATAAAAAAGGCTTTCAAGAGTTCGAAAGCCTTTTTATTTTCCCAAAATATTGAAAATAATCCTTGACATGGGTAGTCCAATATGGTAACATTGTTAAATGCATAATAGGAATAATATTGCCTAAATGTATATTATTTTACTATATTGGCAATATTAAAATATATTTGTTTTGAAAGTTTTACCAAAAGTATTTTATGCTTTTGGATATTTTAGTTTAATAAGGGGTGAATTGTTGATGGTACATCCTGTGACCTACGGAAAGCGCGTTAGGATGAGTTATTCACGCATTGATGAAGTACTTGATTTGCCTGATTTAATCGAGGTACAGAAAACATCTTATCAATGGTTTGTGAAAGAAGGTCTTCATGAGGTATTTGAGGATATATCTCCTATACAAGACTATACTGGAAATCTAATATTAGAGTTCGTTGATTATCATATCTCTGATGATATTAAGTATAGTGAAGATGAAGCAAGAGAGAGAGATGCAAACTATTCTGTACCACTGAAGGTAAAAGTTAGACTTATAAACAAGGAAACTGGAGAAGTAAAAGAACAAGAAGTGTTTATGGGTGACTTACCTTTAATGACAGAAAACGGTACTTTTATTATCAATGGAGCCGAGAGGGTTGTGGTGAGCCAATTGGTAAGATCACCTGGAGTTTATTTTGTGGAAGAGATAGACAAAACAGGGAAGAGATTATATTCCTCTACTCTAATACCTAATAGAGGTGCTTGGTTAGAATACGAGTCAGATTCTAATGATGTAGTCTATGTTAGAGTAGATAGGACGAGAAAGGTTCCTATTACTACTTTAATGAGGGCTTTGGGTATCCAAAGCAATTCTGAGATCGTGGAAATACTCGGTGAATCAGAACAAGTACTAGGTACTTTAGAGAAGGATAGTACTACTACTGAGGACGAAGCACTTGTAGAAATATATAAGAAGCTTCGACCAGGAGAGCCTCCTACCATAGATAGTGCTAGAACTTTAATTACAAATTTGTTCTTTGATCCAAGAAGATATGATTTAGCTAAAGTTGGAAGATATAAATTCAATAAAAAGCTAGCTTTATACAACAGAATTTATGATAAAAAGGCCGCTAAGGATATTTTTGATCTAGAAACAGGTGAGATACTTGTATCACAAGGTGAAAGAATCACCAGGGATAAAGCTATAGAAATTGAAAATAGTGGTATAAATGTTGTAGATATATTGCTTGAAGATGGAACTATTGTAAGAGTCCTAGGGAATAAGTTTGTCAATGTTAAGGCTTTTAATTTGCCATTTTCACTAGATGAATTTGGTCTGAAGGAAAAGGTTTACTATCCTTTATTAAAAGAATTAATAGATACTTTTGAAGATACAGAAGAGCTAAAAGAAGCAATAAAAGACAGAGTTAAAGAATTATCTCCAAAACATATTACGGTAGATGATATTGTAGCAAGTATAAATTATGAACTAAACTTATTTCATGGTATAGGAAATGTGGATGACATTGACCATTTGGGTAATAGAAGACTAAGATCTGTAGGTGAACTATTACAAAATCAATTTAGGATAGGTTTAGCTCGTATGGAAAGAGTAGTCAGAGAGAGAATGACTATACAGGATATTGATGTAGCTACACCTCAGGACTTAATTAATATAAGACCTGTTGTTGCTTCAATTAAGGAATTCTTTGGTAGCAGCCAGTTGTCTCAATTCATGGACCAAACAAATCCTCTGGCAGAGTTAACACATAAAAGAAGAATGTCTGCATTAGGACCTGGTGGACTAAGCCGTGATAGAGCAGGGTTTGAAGTCAGGGATGTTCACAATTCTCACTACGGCAGAATGTGTCCTATAGAAACACCAGAAGGCCCTAATATCGGCCTTATAACATCACTAACAACCTATGCAAGAATAAATGAATATGGTTTTATAGAAGCTCCTTATAGAAAAGTAAAAAAAGGCACTGGAAAAGTCACTGGAGAAATCGACTACCTAACTGCTGATGTAGAAGATGAGTTTATTATTGCACAATCTAATGAAAGATTAACACCTGATGGGGAGTTTGTCAATAAAAGGGTTGTAGCAAGGGGTAAACGCGGAGTTGTAGATATATTTCCAATTGATCAAGTAGATTATATGGATGTTTCACCTAAACAAATTGTTTCTGTTGGAACTGCCATGATTCCTTTCTTAGAGAATGATGATGCCAATAGAGCACTAATGGGTGCAAACATGCAGAGGCAAGCTGTACCACTTTTAAAGACGGAAGCACCAATTATCGGAACAGGAATTGAACATAAAGCAGCCAAGGATTCTGGATCTGTAGTTGTATCTCAGAATGCTGGAATTGTCGAAAAGGTTAGTTCATCTGAAATAGTAATAAGAAGAGATAGTGATAATCAATTAGATAGATATAGATTACTGAAATTCAAGCGCTCCAATCAAGGGACTACAATTAATCAAAGACCTATGATAATGAAGGGTGAAAGAGTTGCAGCAGACCAAATAATTGCAGATGGACCAAGTACCAACCTTGGAGAAATAGCATTAGGTAAAAACATCCTAATTGCATTCATGACATGGGAGGGCTATAACTACGAAGATGCTATTTTGATCAATGAAAAGTTGGTAATGGAAGATGTATTGACTTCAGTTCATATTGAAGAATATGAGTCCGAAGCAAGAGACACTAAATTAGGACCTGAGGAAATTACCCGTGATATTCCTAATGTGGGAGATGAAATGCTTAAGGACCTTGACGAAAGAGGAATAATTAGAGTAGGCGCTGAAGTTAAATCTGGAGATATATTAGTTGGTAAAGTAACACCAAAGGGAGAAACTGAGCTTACTGCTGAAGAAAGGCTACTAAGAGCAATTTTTGGCGAAAAAGCTCGTGAAGTTAGAGATACCTCTTTAAGGGTACCTCATGGTGAAGCCGGAATTATTGTGGATGTAAAAGTATTCTCAAGAGAGAAAGACGATGAATTACCACCTGGCGTTAACCAAATGATAAGAGTATATATAGCAACTAAGAGAAAAATAAATGTAGGGGACAAAATGTGTGGACGACATGGTAACAAAGGTGTAGTATCTAGGATACTACCTGAAGAAGATATGCCATATTTACCAGATGGGACCCCTGTTCAAATAGTTTTAAATCCTCTGGGAGTTCCTTCCCGTATGAATCTAGGTCAAGTATTAGAAGTACATCTTGGTCTTGCTGCCAAAAAATTAGGATGGCATGTTGCTACTCCAGTATTTGATGGTGCAAATGAGGAAGATATTATTGAGGCTCTAAAAGAAGCCGGCTATCCTGAAAATGGAAAGATTCTCCTTAGAGATGGAAGAACTGGAGAAAGTTTTAACAACCCAGTTACAGTAGGATATATGTATATGTTGAAACTACATCATCTTGTAGATGATAAAATTCACGCTAGATCTACCGGACCATATTCTTTAGTTACGCAACAGCCATTAGGTGGTAAAGCACAATTTGGTGGACAGAGATTTGGAGAGATGGAGGTTTGGGCACTAGAAGCATATGGAGCAGCCCATACCCTACAAGAAATATTGACGGTTAAATCTGACGATATTGTTGGTAGAGTTAAGACATATGAGTCAATTGTAAAAGGTGAGAATATACCTGAACCTGGTATTCCAGAATCATTTAAGGTTTTGATAAAAGAACTTCAGAGTTTGTCGTTGGATATTAAGATTTTAACTGATGAAAAACATGAAATAGAAATGCTTGAGACAATCGAGGATGAATTATCTGACTTAGAGACAATTGGCGAAGGTATACCTGATGATGATCTACTTGATGAAGAGTTAAATCCAAGACAAGGAATAACTAAAATTGAAGGAGATATTCCGAGTGGTTTCATTTTAGAAGAAGACGATGAAGTAAATCTTAGTGTTGATTATGAAGATGATGTTGACTTTGAAGACAGTGACGAATTTGATGATGATTTTTAAAATAATTTTATAAAATAATTTTATAATGAAAGGAGAGAATGCTCCTTGTTTGAATTCAATACTTTTGATTCAATTAAAATTGGGCTGGCTTCACCAGAGAAAATCAGACAATGGTCTAAAGGAGAAGTAAAAAAACCTGAAACAATAAACTATAGAACATTAAAGCCTGAAAAAGAAGGACTATTTTGCGAAAAAATATTTGGTCCCACAAAGGATTGGGAGTGCCATTGTGGGAAGTATAAGAGAGTAAGATATAAAGGTGTTGTATGCGACAGGTGTGGTGTGGAAGTAACTAAATCAAAGGTGAGAAGAGAGAGATTAGGGCATATTGAATTAGCAGCACCAGTTTCTCATATATGGTATTTCAAAGGAATTCCAAGTAGAATGGGTCTTTTGATGGATATGTCACCTAGATCACTAGAAAAAGTACTATATTTTGCATCTTATATTGTAATAGATGGTGGAGATACATCATTGTATGAGAAGCAACTATTGACTGAAATAGAATATAGAGAAGCTTATGAAAAATACCACAATAAATTTAAGGCAATGATGGGAGCAGAAGCCATCAAAGCATTACTTGAAAAAATTGACTTAGAGAAAGAAGCTACAGATTTAAGACTTCAGTTAAAGGATTCTTCAGGTCAAAAGAAGATCAGAATAACTAGAAGGCTAGAAGTAGTAGAAGCATTTAGAAAATCAGGAAACAAACCAGAATGGATGATTTTAGATGCAATTCCAGTTATTCCACCAGATCTTAGACCAATGGTACAATTAGATGGTGGAAGGTTTGCAACATCAGATTTAAATGACTTGTATAGAAGGGTTATTAATAGAAATAATAGACTAAAGAGACTTCTTGACTTAGGAGCTCCTGATATCATTGTTAGAAATGAAAAAAGGATGCTTCAAGAGGCAGTTGATGCTCTTATAGACAACGGTAGGCGCGGAAGGCCTGTTACAGGACCAGGAAATAGACCCTTAAAATCTTTATCAGATATGCTTAAAGGTAAGCAAGGTAGATTTAGACAAAACTTACTTGGGAAGAGAGTTGACTACTCTGGACGTTCTGTAATCGTTGTTGGACCAGATTTGAAATTCTATCAATGTGGAATACCTAAGACTATGGCATTAGAATTATTTAAGCCATTTGTAATGAAAAAATTAGTTGAAGAAGGTCACTCACATAATATAAAATCTGCAAAGAGAATGGTTGAAAGAGTAAAACCACAAGTATGGGATGTATTGGATTCTGTTATTAAAGATCATCCAGTACTTCTAAACAGAGCACCTACACTTCATAGATTAGGTATTCAAGCATTTGAACCGGTATTAGTTGAAGGAAAAGCTATAAAATTGCATCCTTTAGTGTGTACAGCTTATAATGCAGACTTCGACGGAGATCAAATGGCAGTACACGTACCTTTATCTACAGAAGCTCAAGCAGAAGCTAGACTCTTAATGTTATCTACAAATAATATCCTTGCACCAAAGGACGGTAAACCAATTACCACACCAACTCAAGATATGGTTTTAGGAGCTTATTACCTATCAGTTGAGACACCTGGTGAACTAGGAGAGGGCATGGTATTTAAAGACTATGATGAAATGTTTCATGCCTATTCCGTTGGTGCTGTAGGATTACATGCTAGAGTAAAGGTAAAAGTAAAAATAGATGAGTTTGATAGTGGAAGACTTATTGAATCTACTGTAGGAAGATTTATTCTTAACGAACATTTACCACAAGATTTAGGTTTCGTAGACAGAACAGTAGATAAGTACTCACTAGAAGTTGACCAACTTGTAAATAAAAAGGCATTAGGAAATATAATAGAGAAATGCTTTAGAAAACACGGAAATGCTGTTACTGCTTTAGTTCTCGACCATATAAAGGAAACTGGATTCCACTATTCAACTATAGGATCAATTTCCATATCTATGGGAGACATATTTGTACCAGAAGCAAAATGGGAAATGATTGGAAAGGCTGAGACAGAAGTTGACAAATTTGAGAAATCTTATCGTAGAGGTCTTATATCAGATGAAGAAAGATATGAAAAGGTTATTGAAATTTGGAATAGAACCACAGATGAATTAACTGGCATACTCATGGATGGATTAGATCCAATGAATAATGTTTATATCATGTCATTATCAGGAGCTAGAGGTAGTGTAAACCAAATTAGACAGCTAGCAGGTATGAGAGGGCTAATGGCATCAGCATCTGGTAAGACCATGGAAATCCCTATAAAAGCTAACTTTAGAGAAGGACTTAGTGTACTTGAATTCTTCGTATCTACGCATGGTTCTAGAAAAGGTCTAGCTGATACTGCTCTTAGAACTGCTGACTCAGGATACTTAACTAGGAGACTAGTTGATGTAAGTCAAGATGTTATTGTTAGAGAAATAGACTGCAATACTGAGCAATATTTGCTAGTAAAAGCATTTAAAGATGGAAGAGAAGTAATTGAAGAATTAAGAGATAGGGTAGAGGGCAGATATTCCTTTGAAGATATACTAAACCCTGAGACTGGTGATATTATAGTAAAAGGAAATGAAATGATTTCTGAAATTCAAGCTGATTTAATTGAAAAGGTTGGAATAACAGATGTTAAAGTACGTTCGGTTCTAGGCTGTAAAGCTAGACATGGGGTATGTGCTCATTGCTATGGTAGAAACTTGGCTACAGGTGATGAAGTGAATATTGGTGAAGCAGTTGGAATAATTGCAGCCCAATCCATCGGAGAACCAGGTACACAGCTTACAATGCGTACATTCCATACAGGTGGAGTTGCTGGAGCAGATATCACTCACGGTTTACCTAGAGTTGAAGAATTATTTGAAGCAAGAAAGCCAAAAGGGCTTGCTATAATCTCTGAAAATGCTGGGGTTGTAAGTATTGAAGAAAGCAAAAGAAAGAAAGAAGTAATTATAACTTCTTCAAATGGAGAATCTATAAATTATAATATTGTTTATGGTTCTAGATTAAAAGTTCGACCTGGTGATATTGTTGAGGCAGGAGACGAACTAACAGATGGTTCAGTTAATCCTCATGATATCCTAAAGATCAAAGGTGTACAGGGAGTTCAAAATTATCTAGTTAAAGAAGTTCAACGAGTATATAGACTTCAGGGTGTAGATATAAATGATAAGCATATTGAAGTAATTGTCAAGCAAATGCTGTCTAAAGCAAAAGTAGAAGAAGCAGGTGACACTGATATGCTACCAGGATCTTTGGTTAATTTTTATGATTTTGAAGAGAATAATAAGAAAGCAATTGAAGAAGGTTTAGAGCCAGCTATAGGAAGTAAAACATTGCTTGGTATTACAAAAGCTTCCTTAGCAACTGATTCATTCTTATCAGCGGCTTCTTTCCAAGAGACAACAAGAGTATTGACACAAGCAGCTATTGAAGGTAAAGAAGATTTCCTTATAGGACTAAAAGAAAATGTTATCATCGGAAAACTTATTCCAGCAGGAACAGGTATGAGAAGATATAGAAACATTGAAATTGCTGGAGATGAAAATATTCAAATTTTAGAAGATTTAAATCTTGACAGTATAAATGACTGATGGTAAAATGTATTAGTGTGTAAACTTGAAGAGAGCTCTGGATGACATAAAGATTATGTGGACTCAAGGTCCACATAATCTTTAAAGTGTTTAAAGGAGGGGAAGACTTATGCTTTCAAAATTAACTAAAGGCAATAAGATTGTTGGTGTTAAACAAGTGAAAAGAGCATTAAATTCACAGGAAATTGAATTAGTTTTCATAGCAGAAGATGCTGACAACAAGATTACAGACGAATTAACCAAAATTTGCAGTGAGAAGCATATTCAAATTATTTATGTTGAAAGCATGAAAAAATTAGGAGATGCTTGTGGTATTGATGTTAATGCAGCAACTGCTGCATTGCTAAAATAATATTTAAAAATAGAAGGAGGTGCCTTGATGCCAACTATTAACCAATTAATTAGACATGGCAGAGAAAAAGTTGTTTACAAATCCAAATCCCCAGCTTTAGGAGTGAATTTTAATACTCTTAGAAAGAAGGAAACTACCGTTAACTCACCTCAAAAGAGAGGGGTATGTGTAGCTGTTAGGACTATTACACCTAAGAAGCCTAACTCAGCATTAAGAAAAGTTGCAAGAGTAAGACTTACCAATGGGCAAGAAGTAGCAGCTTACATTCCAGGAATTGGACACAATCTGCAAGAACATAGTGTTGTTCTAATAAGAGGAGGAAGAGTTAAAGACCTTCCAGGTGTTAGATACCATATTGTTAGGGGTGCCTTAGATGCTTCTGGCGTAGACAAAAGAATGCAAAGTAGATCAAAATACGGAGCTAAGAAGCCAAAGGTAAAGAAATAGTAGTGCTTAAAATGCAGGAATTTATTCCAATTTATTATAGATAGATGCATTTTGGCGCGGTGCGGTAATTTTATTACCGAGTACCAATGAATCAACTCTATATAGTTAAGGAGGGAAGTAAAGTGCCAAGAAAAGGACATATACCAAAAAGAGAAATAATGCCAGATCCAATTTACAACGATGTGGTAGTAACAAAATTAATTAACAGCATTATGCTAGATGGTAAAAAAGGAATTGCTCAAAATATAGTTTATGGTGCATTTGATTACATGGCGGAAAAGACTAATGAAGATCCGTTAGAAGTATTTTACAAAGCTATAAACAATATCATGCCTGTATTAGAAGTAAAGGCAAGACGTATTGGTGGAGCAACTTACCAAGTACCAATAGAGGTAAGAACTGAGAGAAGAGAAACTCTAGGTCTAAGATGGTTAGTTAACTATTCAAGACAAAGAGGAGAAAAGACTATGGTAGAAAGATTAGCAAAAGAACTTTTAGATGCTTCTAATGGTATGGGATCAAGCGTTAAGAAAAGAGAAGATACTCATAAAATGGCAGAAGCTAATAAAGCTTTCGCACATTATAGATGGTAGTATATCGTTTTTATTGTGTGGAGGGGGACCAAGAATCAAGAATAAGGAGGAAATATTGTGCCAAGACAAGTATCATTACAAAAAACTAGAAATATCGGCATAATGGCTCATATTGATGCAGGAAAAACAACCACCACAGAGAGAATTTTGTTTTACACTGGAAAAATACACAAAATAGGAGAAACCCATGAGGGCGCTGCCCAAATGGACTGGATGGAGCAAGAACAAGAGAGAGGTATAACTATCACTTCTGCTGCAACTACTTGTTTGTGGAATGAGCATAGAATTAATGTTATAGACACACCAGGACATGTGGACTTTACTGTTGAAGTAGAAAGATCACTAAGAGTATTGGATAGTGCTGTTGCGTTATTTTGTGCAAAAGGTGGAGTTGAACCTCAATCTGAGACTGTATGGAGACAAGCAGATAAATACAATGTGCCTAGATTAGCATTTGTTAACAAGATGGATATACTTGGAGCAGACTTTTTTAGAGCAATAGGTATGGTTAAGGATAGACTTAAAGCAAATCCAGTGCCTATTCAGTTACCAATAGGTAAAGAAGATAAATTTTTAGGCGTGGTTGACTTAGTAAATATGAATGCCAGAATTTACAATGATGATTTAGGTGAAAATATTGAAATAACAGAAATTCCAGCAGATATGCTTGAATTAGCTAAAGAATATAGAGATAAATTATTAGAAGCTATATCAGAACATGATGAAGAATTAATGATGAAGTATTTAGATGGTGAACAACTAACTACTGAAGAAGTAATCAAAGGTATTAGAAATGCTACTATAAAAGTAGCAATGACACCAGTTTTATGTGGATCTTCCTATAAAAACAAGGGAGTACAGCCATTACTAGATGCTATAATTGATTACCTTCCATCACCACTAGATATACCTCCAATCATGGGTGTTAGTCTAGAAACTGATGAAGAGGAAGAAAGATTATCATCAGATGAAGAATCATTCTCTGCATTAGCATTTAAAATAGTGACTGACCCATTTGTTGGTAAACTTGCATATGTTAGAGTTTATTCGGGTAGCCTAAAATCAGGTAGTTATGTACAGAATACTTCTAAAAACAAAAGAGAGAGAATAGGCAGATTATTGCTTATGCACGCTAATAAAAGAGAAGAAGTAGATGAAGTGTTTGCAGGAGATATAGTGGGAGTTGTTGGCTTAAAAGATACAACTACAGGAGATACATTATCTGATGCTAATAAACCAATAGTATTAGAAACAATGGAATTCCCTGAACCAGTTATTCATGTAGCTATAGAACCTAAGACAAAGGCATCTCAAGACAAGATGACTGTAGCCTTAATGAAATTAGCTGAAGAAGACCCTACTTTCAAGACTTATACTGATGAAGAAACAGGGCAAACAATTATTGCAGGTATGGGAGAACTACATCTTGAGATAATAGTTGATAGACTACTTAGGGAATTCAAAGTTGAAGCTAATGTTGGTAGCCCGCAAGTTGCATACAAAGAATCAATTCAAAACAATGCAGAAGCAGAAGGAAAATATGTAAGACAAT from Tissierella sp. includes these protein-coding regions:
- the rplL gene encoding 50S ribosomal protein L7/L12, which produces MASEKVLNLIEEVKNLTVLELSELVKALEEEFGVSASAPMAVAAAPVAGAAAPAAEEKTEFDVILASAGNEKIKVIKVVRELTGLGLKEAKELVDNAPKALKEGVSKQEADDVKAKLEEAGAQVEVK
- the rpoB gene encoding DNA-directed RNA polymerase subunit beta, which produces MVHPVTYGKRVRMSYSRIDEVLDLPDLIEVQKTSYQWFVKEGLHEVFEDISPIQDYTGNLILEFVDYHISDDIKYSEDEARERDANYSVPLKVKVRLINKETGEVKEQEVFMGDLPLMTENGTFIINGAERVVVSQLVRSPGVYFVEEIDKTGKRLYSSTLIPNRGAWLEYESDSNDVVYVRVDRTRKVPITTLMRALGIQSNSEIVEILGESEQVLGTLEKDSTTTEDEALVEIYKKLRPGEPPTIDSARTLITNLFFDPRRYDLAKVGRYKFNKKLALYNRIYDKKAAKDIFDLETGEILVSQGERITRDKAIEIENSGINVVDILLEDGTIVRVLGNKFVNVKAFNLPFSLDEFGLKEKVYYPLLKELIDTFEDTEELKEAIKDRVKELSPKHITVDDIVASINYELNLFHGIGNVDDIDHLGNRRLRSVGELLQNQFRIGLARMERVVRERMTIQDIDVATPQDLINIRPVVASIKEFFGSSQLSQFMDQTNPLAELTHKRRMSALGPGGLSRDRAGFEVRDVHNSHYGRMCPIETPEGPNIGLITSLTTYARINEYGFIEAPYRKVKKGTGKVTGEIDYLTADVEDEFIIAQSNERLTPDGEFVNKRVVARGKRGVVDIFPIDQVDYMDVSPKQIVSVGTAMIPFLENDDANRALMGANMQRQAVPLLKTEAPIIGTGIEHKAAKDSGSVVVSQNAGIVEKVSSSEIVIRRDSDNQLDRYRLLKFKRSNQGTTINQRPMIMKGERVAADQIIADGPSTNLGEIALGKNILIAFMTWEGYNYEDAILINEKLVMEDVLTSVHIEEYESEARDTKLGPEEITRDIPNVGDEMLKDLDERGIIRVGAEVKSGDILVGKVTPKGETELTAEERLLRAIFGEKAREVRDTSLRVPHGEAGIIVDVKVFSREKDDELPPGVNQMIRVYIATKRKINVGDKMCGRHGNKGVVSRILPEEDMPYLPDGTPVQIVLNPLGVPSRMNLGQVLEVHLGLAAKKLGWHVATPVFDGANEEDIIEALKEAGYPENGKILLRDGRTGESFNNPVTVGYMYMLKLHHLVDDKIHARSTGPYSLVTQQPLGGKAQFGGQRFGEMEVWALEAYGAAHTLQEILTVKSDDIVGRVKTYESIVKGENIPEPGIPESFKVLIKELQSLSLDIKILTDEKHEIEMLETIEDELSDLETIGEGIPDDDLLDEELNPRQGITKIEGDIPSGFILEEDDEVNLSVDYEDDVDFEDSDEFDDDF
- the rpoC gene encoding DNA-directed RNA polymerase subunit beta'; translated protein: MFEFNTFDSIKIGLASPEKIRQWSKGEVKKPETINYRTLKPEKEGLFCEKIFGPTKDWECHCGKYKRVRYKGVVCDRCGVEVTKSKVRRERLGHIELAAPVSHIWYFKGIPSRMGLLMDMSPRSLEKVLYFASYIVIDGGDTSLYEKQLLTEIEYREAYEKYHNKFKAMMGAEAIKALLEKIDLEKEATDLRLQLKDSSGQKKIRITRRLEVVEAFRKSGNKPEWMILDAIPVIPPDLRPMVQLDGGRFATSDLNDLYRRVINRNNRLKRLLDLGAPDIIVRNEKRMLQEAVDALIDNGRRGRPVTGPGNRPLKSLSDMLKGKQGRFRQNLLGKRVDYSGRSVIVVGPDLKFYQCGIPKTMALELFKPFVMKKLVEEGHSHNIKSAKRMVERVKPQVWDVLDSVIKDHPVLLNRAPTLHRLGIQAFEPVLVEGKAIKLHPLVCTAYNADFDGDQMAVHVPLSTEAQAEARLLMLSTNNILAPKDGKPITTPTQDMVLGAYYLSVETPGELGEGMVFKDYDEMFHAYSVGAVGLHARVKVKVKIDEFDSGRLIESTVGRFILNEHLPQDLGFVDRTVDKYSLEVDQLVNKKALGNIIEKCFRKHGNAVTALVLDHIKETGFHYSTIGSISISMGDIFVPEAKWEMIGKAETEVDKFEKSYRRGLISDEERYEKVIEIWNRTTDELTGILMDGLDPMNNVYIMSLSGARGSVNQIRQLAGMRGLMASASGKTMEIPIKANFREGLSVLEFFVSTHGSRKGLADTALRTADSGYLTRRLVDVSQDVIVREIDCNTEQYLLVKAFKDGREVIEELRDRVEGRYSFEDILNPETGDIIVKGNEMISEIQADLIEKVGITDVKVRSVLGCKARHGVCAHCYGRNLATGDEVNIGEAVGIIAAQSIGEPGTQLTMRTFHTGGVAGADITHGLPRVEELFEARKPKGLAIISENAGVVSIEESKRKKEVIITSSNGESINYNIVYGSRLKVRPGDIVEAGDELTDGSVNPHDILKIKGVQGVQNYLVKEVQRVYRLQGVDINDKHIEVIVKQMLSKAKVEEAGDTDMLPGSLVNFYDFEENNKKAIEEGLEPAIGSKTLLGITKASLATDSFLSAASFQETTRVLTQAAIEGKEDFLIGLKENVIIGKLIPAGTGMRRYRNIEIAGDENIQILEDLNLDSIND
- a CDS encoding ribosomal L7Ae/L30e/S12e/Gadd45 family protein; this encodes MLSKLTKGNKIVGVKQVKRALNSQEIELVFIAEDADNKITDELTKICSEKHIQIIYVESMKKLGDACGIDVNAATAALLK
- the rpsL gene encoding 30S ribosomal protein S12, with translation MPTINQLIRHGREKVVYKSKSPALGVNFNTLRKKETTVNSPQKRGVCVAVRTITPKKPNSALRKVARVRLTNGQEVAAYIPGIGHNLQEHSVVLIRGGRVKDLPGVRYHIVRGALDASGVDKRMQSRSKYGAKKPKVKK
- the rpsG gene encoding 30S ribosomal protein S7 — protein: MPRKGHIPKREIMPDPIYNDVVVTKLINSIMLDGKKGIAQNIVYGAFDYMAEKTNEDPLEVFYKAINNIMPVLEVKARRIGGATYQVPIEVRTERRETLGLRWLVNYSRQRGEKTMVERLAKELLDASNGMGSSVKKREDTHKMAEANKAFAHYRW
- the fusA gene encoding elongation factor G, with amino-acid sequence MPRQVSLQKTRNIGIMAHIDAGKTTTTERILFYTGKIHKIGETHEGAAQMDWMEQEQERGITITSAATTCLWNEHRINVIDTPGHVDFTVEVERSLRVLDSAVALFCAKGGVEPQSETVWRQADKYNVPRLAFVNKMDILGADFFRAIGMVKDRLKANPVPIQLPIGKEDKFLGVVDLVNMNARIYNDDLGENIEITEIPADMLELAKEYRDKLLEAISEHDEELMMKYLDGEQLTTEEVIKGIRNATIKVAMTPVLCGSSYKNKGVQPLLDAIIDYLPSPLDIPPIMGVSLETDEEEERLSSDEESFSALAFKIVTDPFVGKLAYVRVYSGSLKSGSYVQNTSKNKRERIGRLLLMHANKREEVDEVFAGDIVGVVGLKDTTTGDTLSDANKPIVLETMEFPEPVIHVAIEPKTKASQDKMTVALMKLAEEDPTFKTYTDEETGQTIIAGMGELHLEIIVDRLLREFKVEANVGSPQVAYKESIQNNAEAEGKYVRQSGGRGQYGHVKLRVEPQEPGVGYEFVNATVGGSVPREFINPIDAGIQEALLSGVVGGYPVLDIKVTLYDGSYHEVDSSEMAFKIAGSMGVREAIRKAKPVLLEPMMKVEVTVPEEYMGDVIGDINSRRGRIEGMELRSGAQVIRGFVPLSEMFGYATDLRSNTQGRGVYSMQFDHYEPVPNSIAEKVIGNK